The Thermus oshimai DSM 12092 DNA segment CGGAGGGCCAGGGCGAAGAAGGCGGGCAGGGCCTCCCGGAAGGCCTTTAGGAGGGCCTCGTCCTGGGCCTTTTCCCCTAGGGCCTTGGCCTTCTGGTACAGGCCCCAGTACTCCCCCACCATCCTCTGGGCGCTGAAGCGGGGGCCCACGGTGCGCAGGCTTTCGTGGACCATGGAAAGCCACCCCGAGGAGTACCCCTCCGGCCCCTTGGCGTAGAAGAGGGGCAGGACCTCGGACTCCAGGACGTCGTAGAGGCTTTGGGCGTCGGCCATGTCCTGGGCCTCCTCGCTGGCGTACTCCCGCTCGTCCCCGATGGCGAAGCCGTTTTTGCCGTTGTAGGCCTCCGCCCACCACCCGTCCAGGACGCTCAGGTTCAGGGCCCCGTTCAGGGCGGCCTTCATCCCGCTGGTCCCCGAGGCCTCCAGGGGGCGGCGGGGGGTGTTGAGCCAAACGTCCGAACCGTGGACCAGGACCCGGGCCAGGTACATGTCGTAGTCCTCCAGGACCACGAAGCGGTCCTCGAGGCCAAGCTCCCGGATCTTGGCGACGAGTTCCCTCAGGTAGGCCTTCCCCGGCTCGTCCTTGGGGTGGGCCTTGCCCGCAAAGACCACCTGGAAAGGGTAGGGTCCCTGGAGGAGCTTAAGGAGGCGCTCCGGGTCCTTGAAGAGGAGGAGGGCCCGCTTGTAGGTGGCGAAGCGGCGGGCAAAGCCGATGGTGAGGACCTCGGGGTCCAAGGCCCGCTCCGCGGCCCTTAAGCGGCTTGGGCTTTCCCCGTTGCGCCGCCTTTGCTCGTAGAGGCGGCGGCGCACCTCCCGGATGAGGTCCCCCTTGAGCTCCTGGTGGATGCGCCAGAAGGCCTCCCCTAGCCCCTCCACCCGCCAGGTGCCGGGGTCCTCGGGGGCTTTGAGCCATTCCGGGCCGAAGACCTCCCCGTAGTGGCGCCGTAGCCTCGGGTGGAGGAAAGTCCAGGTGTGCACCCCGTTGGTCACGTGGCCGATGGGCACCTCTTCCAGGAGGAGGTCCGGCCAGAGATGGTGGAACATCCTGCGGGAAACCTCCCCGTGGAGGGCGGAAACCCCCCCGGCCTGGTGGGCGGTGGCAAGGGCCAGGTTGGACATGGAGAAGACCGTGCCCCAGGGCTTTTCCTCCCGGGCCAGGGCCAAGACCTCTTCCCGCCCCAGAAGGGGGTAGAGGAAGCCCAGATAGCGGTCCACCAGGTCCAGGGGAAAGGCGTCGTGCCCCGCGGGCACGGGGGTGTGGATGGTGAAGATGCCCCCGGCGCGCACCCGCTCTAGGGCCTCGGGGAAGGCCACCCCCTGGGCCACCAGCTCCCTTAGGCGCTCCAGGCCCAGGAAGGCGGAGTGGCCCTCGTTCATGTGGAAGGCCTCCGGGAAAAGCCCCAGGGCCCTCAAGACCCGGACGCCCCCGAAGCCCAGGACCATCTCCTGCTGGATGCGCATCTCCAGCCCCGGGGCGTAGAGCCTGGCGGTGATGGCCCGGTCCTCGGGGGCGTTTTCCGGCAGGTTGGTGGTGAGGAGGTAGACCGGCACCGCCCCCACCTGCACCCGGTAGGCCCCCACCCATACGGTGCGCCCCGGGAACTCCACCCCCACCCTAAGGGGCCGCCCCTCCCGGTCCCAAACGGGCAGGAGGGGAAGCTCCTCGGGGTGGAGGGGCTCGTAGACCTCCAGCTGCTCCCCCTCGGGGCTTAGGCGCTGGTGGAAGTAGCCCTCGTGGTAGAAGATCCCCACCCCCAAAAGGGGCAGGCCCAGGTCGCTCGCCGCCTTGATGTGGTCCCCCGCCAACACCCCAAGCCCCCCCGAGTAGATGGGCAGGGAGCTGTGGAAGCCGAACTCCGCGGAGAAGTAGGCGGTGAGGGGGCCTTCCACCTTGGGCTTGCCCTTCAGGTAGGCCCTCAGGGCCTCCAGGATGGCCTGGAGCCGGGCGGGGAAGCTGGTGGAGAGGAGGGCCTCGAGGCGGTGGGGGTCCACCTCCAGGAGGAGCTTGACCGGGTTGCCCCGGAAGCGCTTCCAAAGCACAGGGTCAATCTCCTGGAAAAGCTCCGCCGCCTCCGGGTTCCAGCTCCACCAAAGGTTATAGGCGAGCTCCTTTAGGCCCTTTAAGGGCTCCGGAAGCTCGGGCATGGCGGTGATGCGGCCCAGCACCCTCATGCCCCGGATTATACCTTTACCCTCCGCCAAAGCTCCGGGGTGAAGAGGAGGAAGGCTGGGAGAAGCTCGATCCGCCCCGCCCACATCTCCAGGATGAGGATGACCTTGGAAAGGGGGCTTAGCTCCGCATACGAGCCCATGGGGCCCACGGGGCCAAGCCCAGGGCCGATGTTGCCGATGGCCTGGGCGCTGGCGGTGAAGGCCACCACGAAATCCCCCTCCAAAAGGGCCAGGAAGAGGGTGCTGGTGGCAAAGAGGAGGGTATAGAGGAAGACGAAGACGGAAACCTGGCGGAGCACCTCCTCCCCCAGGCTCCGCCCCCCAAGCCTGAGGGGCAGCACGGCCTGGGGGTGGAGGGTACGGGTGATCTCCCGGCGCAGGAAGCCGAAGAGGACCAGCCAGCGCACCACCTTGACCCCCCCGGCCCCCGAGCCCGCGCTCCCCCCCACGAACATGAGGAGGACCAGGATGGCCTGGGCCGGCACCACCCACTGGGCGAAGTCCACGCTGGCGAAG contains these protein-coding regions:
- the glgP gene encoding alpha-glucan family phosphorylase; protein product: MRVLGRITAMPELPEPLKGLKELAYNLWWSWNPEAAELFQEIDPVLWKRFRGNPVKLLLEVDPHRLEALLSTSFPARLQAILEALRAYLKGKPKVEGPLTAYFSAEFGFHSSLPIYSGGLGVLAGDHIKAASDLGLPLLGVGIFYHEGYFHQRLSPEGEQLEVYEPLHPEELPLLPVWDREGRPLRVGVEFPGRTVWVGAYRVQVGAVPVYLLTTNLPENAPEDRAITARLYAPGLEMRIQQEMVLGFGGVRVLRALGLFPEAFHMNEGHSAFLGLERLRELVAQGVAFPEALERVRAGGIFTIHTPVPAGHDAFPLDLVDRYLGFLYPLLGREEVLALAREEKPWGTVFSMSNLALATAHQAGGVSALHGEVSRRMFHHLWPDLLLEEVPIGHVTNGVHTWTFLHPRLRRHYGEVFGPEWLKAPEDPGTWRVEGLGEAFWRIHQELKGDLIREVRRRLYEQRRRNGESPSRLRAAERALDPEVLTIGFARRFATYKRALLLFKDPERLLKLLQGPYPFQVVFAGKAHPKDEPGKAYLRELVAKIRELGLEDRFVVLEDYDMYLARVLVHGSDVWLNTPRRPLEASGTSGMKAALNGALNLSVLDGWWAEAYNGKNGFAIGDEREYASEEAQDMADAQSLYDVLESEVLPLFYAKGPEGYSSGWLSMVHESLRTVGPRFSAQRMVGEYWGLYQKAKALGEKAQDEALLKAFREALPAFFALALRVEAPGDLTLNGTPLEVRARVEGEVPGVLRPFLEVQLLLRRSTGELEILPLGEEGGVYRGLFRPPRPGSYTYGLRLALRHPVTSRVGWVRWA